In the Bacillus sp. FJAT-42376 genome, TGCATTTCATTCCCGCTCTTGCCGCATAAGCAGCAGCCGCTGCGGATGTATTTCCTGTGGACGCACACATGATCACACGGCTTCCTTCTTCTTTCGCTTTCGCTGCAGCCATCACCATTCCCCGGTCTTTAAATGAGCCTGTCGGATTCGTTCCCTCCGTCTTCACATACCAGTCAACTCCAAACTCTTCGGACAGATTAGACAGGCGGATAAGCGGCGTGTTCCCCTCATTTAGGGAAAGAAAAGGTGTACGGTCATTAATCGGCAGGTACTCCTTATATTCCTTCAGCAGTCCGCCCCAGCTCATGCTCCGCCATTCCCTTCGACCCTGTATGTGCTTTTCACTTCGGAAACCACTTCCATGTGATCCAGCCTGTTCATAATTTCAGCAAAATCCTTTTGGGATGCGTGGTGTGTTACAATGACAATTTCCGCAAGTTCACTATTTTTAAGGGGCAGCTGGAGAATTTTCTCGAAGCTGACTCCGCGTTCTGAGAAAAGCCCTGTAATTTTTGCCAGCGCTCCTACCTGATCTTTCACATGGATACGGAGAAAATGCTGGGCAAAAATCTCCTCATCCAGCTTCAATTGTTTCTCGTATTGGGGGGCAACGGCACTTCGTCCGTTCACGCCAAGCCTCATATTTTTCATTACCCCAACTAAATCTGACACCACCGCAGTTGCTGTAGGCAAACTTCCTGCACCGGGACCGTAAAACATCGTTTCTCCCACCGCTTCTCCATATACATACACAGCGTTGTATTCATCGTTTACAGCAGCCAGGGGATGATGGTCAGGAAGCAGGGTCGGCTCGACGCTCACTTCAATTTTATTGTTGTGCCTGTGGGCAATTCCGATAAGCTTCATTGTATAGCCGAGCCTTTTGCTGTAATTGATGTCATCGTCTGAAATCGCTGAAATTCCCCGTACTTGAACATCTTTTAAGTCCACATTCATGGAAAAACCAAGGCGGGCGAGGATTGCCATTTTCCTTGCTGCATCCAGTCCTTCAACATCCGCAGTCGGGTCAGATTCAGCGTATCCCAAATCCTGCGCTTCTTTCAGCACTTCAGCATACGGACTGCCGTATTTGCTCATTTTCGTTAAAATAAAGTTCGTTGTTCCATTCACAATTCCCATCATTTTAGTAATCCGGTCAGAAGCTAGTCCATCTACAAGACTTCTGAGAATCGGGATACCGCCGGCTACACTTGCCTCATAAAATAAATCACAGCCATTTTTGGTTGCAGCCGCAAGCAGTTCAGAACCATATAAAGCCATTAAATCTTTATTGGCAGTCACAATCTGTTTCTTTTCGTTTAAAGCAGCAAGTAAGTATTCTTTAGTCTGTTCAATTCCGCCCATCACTTCTATTAATACATCCACCTCTTGATCATGGATCACTTCATAAGGATCTGTTGTCAGCAGGGATGAATCCACATCAATCATCCGCTGTTTATCTTTTTCGCGGACAAGTACTTTCCTGACTTCAACCGGACAGCCCACAAGATGGTTTAATTTGTCCTGGTGCTCGCGGATGATTTTTACGACCCCGCTCCCTACCGTGCCTAATCCAAGCAGTCCTACCTGTATTGCTTTCATCAGTGGTCTCCCCCTTCTGCAAACACAAATGTACTCCCTAAAAATACATTTGTACTTATGTAATAGACATTTGATATATAGTTGCATTATAAATCCCGTCATATTATTTTACAAGGCTGAATTTTCTGCTAAATTATCCTGTAAACGCTTTCTCTTAAGAGCAGCATGGAAACATTCTATATTAAAAATCCCCGAATCTCATTTCAGAAACGGGGATTTACGGGATTAGCCAAGCCAGTGCAAAACAGGAAGCTGTATTTTTCTTGTCCTCATGGATAGCATGGCAGAATAAGAAGTAAGAAACTGCTCGTATTCAGCTGACCGGCTGAGAAGTTGCTGCAGTTTTTTCTCATAAAAAGGTTTTCCGGACTCAGACGATAAATAGTAATCCTCAATGCATTCAAAATAATGGATCGGGAAAAGCAAACGGCTGTAAATCAGCCGCCAGCCAAATGAAGAAATTGGGGCTGTGCGGTCATAGTCTTCGAGAAAGCTGCCGCCTTCACTTCTTAGCTGCTCTGGATTCTCAATAAATTCATACCGCAGATATTCGGCAAGATCCCTTGCAGCATGATCAAACACCCAATCTGTCGGAAGTTTCATTGGAAATTCCTTATTCCATACTTGTGAATGAAAACGGTTATGGCATATGGTAGCTGAATCAGACGCAAGCGGCTCATCATCGAGTTCCGTATCCACCAGATACTGAATCCCATTTTCCGCCATCCCCAGATAATAAGGAAAGGATTCAATAAACAGTTTCTCGAAATGATCCAGCGGGTGCGCCTGCACTTTCCCTCTCCAGAACGCCTCCAGCTGATCGAGCCTTCTTTCCCAGAGATTTTTCCATTCCCCAATCCGCTTTGTTTTGTCTGCCTGGTATGGATAGCTTCGGGCACGCTGATGGAACTGTGCTAATTCTCTGCCGGGTGATTGGCTTCTGGACATGAGTTTATCAGGGCATTTAAGAATCGCGTATCTTCTCCCGTCTTTTTCTGCCGATAAGGCCCCCTGCAGACTCGGCCAGAAGGAGGCTACGTATGGTTCTCTTTTTTCCTGTAAATACTGACTCATATAATAGAGCTCATACAGCTCCTGTTCGTCCATATGCTGCACAGGGACAATGATGCCAAGCGTGCTTTGCACACGAAAGGCGTCGCGGTTTCCTGCTTTAAACGTTCCGGGTACATGGATACCGAATTGTTCTTTTAAAAAATCTTTCAGCGGAATCATCTCCGTTTCAGGCAGTCTTTACCCTATCCT is a window encoding:
- a CDS encoding homoserine dehydrogenase translates to MKAIQVGLLGLGTVGSGVVKIIREHQDKLNHLVGCPVEVRKVLVREKDKQRMIDVDSSLLTTDPYEVIHDQEVDVLIEVMGGIEQTKEYLLAALNEKKQIVTANKDLMALYGSELLAAATKNGCDLFYEASVAGGIPILRSLVDGLASDRITKMMGIVNGTTNFILTKMSKYGSPYAEVLKEAQDLGYAESDPTADVEGLDAARKMAILARLGFSMNVDLKDVQVRGISAISDDDINYSKRLGYTMKLIGIAHRHNNKIEVSVEPTLLPDHHPLAAVNDEYNAVYVYGEAVGETMFYGPGAGSLPTATAVVSDLVGVMKNMRLGVNGRSAVAPQYEKQLKLDEEIFAQHFLRIHVKDQVGALAKITGLFSERGVSFEKILQLPLKNSELAEIVIVTHHASQKDFAEIMNRLDHMEVVSEVKSTYRVEGNGGA
- the yutH gene encoding spore coat putative kinase YutH, giving the protein MIPLKDFLKEQFGIHVPGTFKAGNRDAFRVQSTLGIIVPVQHMDEQELYELYYMSQYLQEKREPYVASFWPSLQGALSAEKDGRRYAILKCPDKLMSRSQSPGRELAQFHQRARSYPYQADKTKRIGEWKNLWERRLDQLEAFWRGKVQAHPLDHFEKLFIESFPYYLGMAENGIQYLVDTELDDEPLASDSATICHNRFHSQVWNKEFPMKLPTDWVFDHAARDLAEYLRYEFIENPEQLRSEGGSFLEDYDRTAPISSFGWRLIYSRLLFPIHYFECIEDYYLSSESGKPFYEKKLQQLLSRSAEYEQFLTSYSAMLSMRTRKIQLPVLHWLG